The genomic stretch AGTGGTGCGAGTCGGAAGTCTGCAGGATCCGGACACCTGTGTTGTGAAGAGCACGTACTACCTTCGACATGACGCCGGGAACCCCTCGCATGCCCGCTCCCACCACCGACACCTTAGCGCACCCAAGGTTCGCTTGCGCGGCAAGGCCTATGCCTCTGAGCGCCCCAATGGCATGATCGGCCTGTTTGGCTGCTACGATGAAAGCAATCCTCTCAGGGAAGACGCTGATCATGTCGACAGAGATGCATTCATCAGCAAGTGTAGTGAACACGTCGAGAACCCTGCCGGTGGAGTTGAAGTCGGCTTCAGCCAGGGTAACCTGAGCCATGCCTCCGAGGCATGTCACGCCTGAGATGAATCTATCCGGAACAGACACCGGAAGGCCCGGTTTGCTCGCCCCGTCGGTCACGAGGGTCCCACGGGCATCTGAGAAAGTGCTCCTTATGAGCAAGGGGATTCGGGACTGCATCGCGATCTCCACGGCACGCTGATGGACTACCTTTGCGCCAAGGTTAGCCATCTCCAGTAGATCAGCATATGCCATCGTCTCCTGGTACCTCGCCTCAGGCACGATCCTGGGATCAGCGGTCATTATCCCCTCTACATCGGTGAATATCTCTATCACATCTGCCTCGAGCACCGCGCCTAGCGCTGCGGCCGTAGTGTCGCTCCCTCCACGGCCTAGAGTGGTAATGTCCCCGGATTCGGTGGCGCCCTGGAAACCCGCTACCACGGCCACCTTGCCCTGGGCCAACGCCTCAAGGATGCGCTTCGGGTCGATCTTCCGGATTCGGGCGTCGCCAAAGGCATCGTCTGTGATGATTCCCGCCTGCCCGCCGGTGAGTGAGACGGCCGGACACCCGGCCGCCGCTAGCGCCGACACGAGCACGACTGAGGAGATGATCTCGCCGCAGGCTATGATCGCATCCTGCTCCCGGGGAGACATGTTGGCCCCTCCCCGCTCGGCCAGTTCGATCAGGGAATCCGTGGAATAGGGCGCAGGCTTGCGCCCCATCGCCGACACGACGGCAACAACATCATGGCCTCCAGACCGGGCCTCCAGTATCCTCGATACGACCCTGGCGCACGCATCCGGATTAGCCACAGATGTGCCGCCGAACTTCTGAACGATGATGCTCAAGGCCGTCACCTCTGCTTCCCATACAGGGCAAGGGCGATCTGGACGGCATTCGATGCTGCGCCCTTCCTGAGCTGATCCCCTACTATCCAGAGCCAGATCGCGTTCGGGGCAGACGGGTCTTCCCGAAGCCTGCCCACTTCGACTGGGTCGGCGCCAGAGGCATGGATCGGCATGGGGTAGCTGAAGTTGGCAGGGTCATCCACCAGCACTACACCTGGGGCTGACTGAAGAACCTGCCTGACCTGGTCAATCGGGGCGTGTTCCTTTGTCTGTACGTTCGCCGACACAGAATGCGACCGGAACACCGGAACCCTCACCGTGGTGGCGCTTATCTTCAAAGACTCGTCGCCCAGGATTTTCCTTGTCTCATCAACCGTCTTGTGCTCCTCCTTGGTGTACCCGTCCTCGAGGAATACATCCACTTGGGGCACGACATTGAAGGCAATCTGGTGATGCACAGGCGCTGTTCGGTAAGGCATGACCGACGGCTTTGGGTCCTCTCCCGCCAGGACCGATTCTGTCTCCTGCCGAAGCGCCTCCATGCCCCAGTGGCCCGCCCCGGATACTGCCTGGTATGTGGAGACTATCATCCTGCCGATTCCCCAGCGCCGGTGTATCGGGCCGACTGCCGTGACGGTGATGATGGTTGTGCAGTTCGGGTTGGCGATGATTCCAATGTGGGACTTGGCGGCATCCATGTTGACCTCTGGGATTATGAGTGGGACAGTGGGATCCATCCGAAACGCACTGGAATTGTCGATTACCAGGGCTCCGCGCCTAACGGCCTCAGGCGCGAGTTCTCGGCTCACCGATGCTCCCGCCGAGAAGAAGGCCACATCGACGCCGCGAAACAGCTCGGGCGCGGCCTCTGCCACGGTAAGGTCGCCCAAGGGCGTGGACACGACAGTTCCTGAAGAACGCGCCGACGACATCAGAGTCATGGTCGAGACTGGCAGGCCTAGCTCGAATATGGCCGAGATCATCTCTCGTCCCACTGCACCTGTTGCCCCGACGACTGCAACATTGAGCATATATATCAACTCCCGCGGTGTGTATAAACAAGTTTACTTTGCTATCGGTCACAGGATTCCTGCTGCCCGACACGGGCATCACGCCATTTTTCGATCAGCATCGGCTGAGCCTGCCTGCCGGAGAGCGCCTCCTCGATGGTCTTCTCCATCTCGTTCATCCGCGCCACAAGAGATGTGGGTTTCCCAACGGGATCATCCTGCCCGTATGGTATGAAGAACACGTTTCTCCGAGCAAGCAGCGTTCCTATGTGGCGTGCGCACCCCGAGAGCCCGTCATTGGTGGATA from Clostridia bacterium encodes the following:
- the dapG gene encoding aspartate kinase — its product is MTALSIIVQKFGGTSVANPDACARVVSRILEARSGGHDVVAVVSAMGRKPAPYSTDSLIELAERGGANMSPREQDAIIACGEIISSVVLVSALAAAGCPAVSLTGGQAGIITDDAFGDARIRKIDPKRILEALAQGKVAVVAGFQGATESGDITTLGRGGSDTTAAALGAVLEADVIEIFTDVEGIMTADPRIVPEARYQETMAYADLLEMANLGAKVVHQRAVEIAMQSRIPLLIRSTFSDARGTLVTDGASKPGLPVSVPDRFISGVTCLGGMAQVTLAEADFNSTGRVLDVFTTLADECISVDMISVFPERIAFIVAAKQADHAIGALRGIGLAAQANLGCAKVSVVGAGMRGVPGVMSKVVRALHNTGVRILQTSDSHHSISCLVPEADMERAARALHAEFELSR
- a CDS encoding aspartate-semialdehyde dehydrogenase, whose product is MLNVAVVGATGAVGREMISAIFELGLPVSTMTLMSSARSSGTVVSTPLGDLTVAEAAPELFRGVDVAFFSAGASVSRELAPEAVRRGALVIDNSSAFRMDPTVPLIIPEVNMDAAKSHIGIIANPNCTTIITVTAVGPIHRRWGIGRMIVSTYQAVSGAGHWGMEALRQETESVLAGEDPKPSVMPYRTAPVHHQIAFNVVPQVDVFLEDGYTKEEHKTVDETRKILGDESLKISATTVRVPVFRSHSVSANVQTKEHAPIDQVRQVLQSAPGVVLVDDPANFSYPMPIHASGADPVEVGRLREDPSAPNAIWLWIVGDQLRKGAASNAVQIALALYGKQR